One segment of Synechococcus sp. MU1617 DNA contains the following:
- the galE gene encoding UDP-glucose 4-epimerase GalE, translating into MGRRFLITGGAGFIGSHTCLVLLEQGHELVVLDSFDNSSPEALRRVQELADSTQLTLVEGDVRNPSAVDQAFSTAGSVDGVIHFAGLKAVGESVANPLLYWDVNVNGSRVLAAAMERHGCRTLVFSSTSTAYGEPETFPLLENMPTAPVHPYAQTKVAVEQMLAALCRSGSWQVACLRYFNPVGAHPSGRIGEDPLGIPNNLFPFITQVAAGRRERLRVFGQDYPTPDGTGIRDYLHVMDLAEAHGMALDHLFKRQASEPLTLNIGTGRGLSVLDVVHGFEQATGLTIPYEVVERRPGDVPRLEACPQTAQTVLGWSARRSLEEMCRDGWAWQQANPTGYRPNP; encoded by the coding sequence ATGGGCCGGCGCTTCCTCATCACCGGCGGTGCCGGATTTATTGGGAGTCACACCTGCCTTGTGCTGCTGGAACAGGGCCATGAGCTTGTGGTGCTGGACAGTTTCGACAACAGCAGTCCCGAAGCTCTGCGGCGGGTGCAGGAGCTGGCGGATTCAACCCAGCTGACCCTGGTGGAGGGGGACGTGCGCAACCCCAGCGCCGTGGATCAGGCGTTCAGCACGGCCGGAAGCGTGGATGGCGTGATTCATTTCGCCGGACTAAAAGCCGTTGGGGAATCGGTCGCCAACCCACTCCTGTACTGGGATGTGAATGTGAACGGCAGCCGCGTTCTTGCTGCAGCGATGGAGCGCCATGGATGCCGAACCCTGGTCTTCAGCAGCACATCCACCGCCTACGGAGAACCCGAGACATTCCCATTGCTGGAAAACATGCCAACGGCGCCAGTGCACCCCTATGCCCAGACCAAAGTGGCAGTGGAACAGATGCTGGCTGCCCTCTGCCGCTCGGGCTCCTGGCAGGTGGCCTGCCTGCGTTATTTCAATCCCGTCGGCGCACACCCCAGTGGACGAATCGGTGAAGACCCGCTGGGCATTCCCAACAACCTGTTCCCCTTCATCACGCAGGTGGCGGCAGGACGCCGCGAGCGATTGCGCGTCTTCGGCCAGGACTACCCCACACCGGATGGCACAGGCATCCGCGACTACTTACATGTGATGGATCTGGCCGAAGCCCATGGCATGGCCCTTGACCACTTGTTCAAACGCCAAGCGTCCGAGCCCTTGACGCTCAACATCGGCACCGGCCGTGGACTAAGCGTGCTGGACGTGGTGCACGGCTTCGAACAGGCCACAGGACTGACCATCCCCTACGAGGTGGTGGAGCGTCGACCCGGCGATGTGCCCCGCCTGGAGGCCTGCCCCCAGACCGCGCAAACCGTGCTCGGTTGGAGCGCCCGCCGAAGCCTGGAGGAGATGTGCCGTGATGGCTGGGCCTGGCAGCAGGCCAATCCAACGGGGTATCGGCCCAACCCATGA
- a CDS encoding peptidylprolyl isomerase encodes MNSGTVVPELQRTIGAEGLALLDRFNLLKPLVEQMVTSQAIAHVVVSEEQLEQARVVLLQQRGFDGLAQWADLLEMLGRSEDEVLERLRHSIRRRSLMRERFAAKAEARFLERKNELDQVIYSLLRLENSFLARELYLQIESGESNFADLARRYAEGPERNTNGIVGPVSLTQAHPVLVEKLRVAQPGVLLEPFRIADWWLVVRMERYAPATFTDEVSDQMCQEMFDIWVDQETTASLSQLGSETSEPSSTSGFIDFSISR; translated from the coding sequence GTGAATAGCGGAACAGTGGTTCCGGAGTTGCAGCGAACAATCGGTGCTGAGGGTCTGGCTCTGCTCGATCGCTTCAACTTGCTCAAGCCCTTGGTGGAGCAGATGGTGACCAGCCAGGCGATTGCGCACGTCGTGGTTTCCGAAGAGCAGTTGGAGCAGGCTCGGGTGGTCTTGCTCCAGCAGCGTGGGTTCGATGGCCTGGCTCAGTGGGCGGATCTGCTGGAGATGCTGGGCCGCAGCGAAGACGAGGTTCTTGAGCGTCTTCGCCACAGCATCCGCCGTCGCAGCTTGATGCGGGAGCGTTTCGCAGCCAAGGCGGAGGCCCGTTTCCTTGAACGAAAGAACGAACTGGATCAGGTGATTTACAGCCTGCTTCGCCTCGAGAACAGCTTTCTGGCCCGAGAGCTGTACCTGCAGATCGAATCCGGCGAATCCAACTTCGCTGACCTGGCCAGGCGCTACGCCGAGGGACCGGAACGCAACACCAACGGAATCGTCGGCCCCGTCTCCCTCACCCAGGCGCATCCGGTTTTGGTCGAGAAGCTGCGGGTCGCTCAGCCAGGCGTCCTGTTGGAACCCTTTCGGATCGCGGACTGGTGGCTGGTGGTGCGGATGGAGCGTTATGCGCCAGCGACATTCACCGATGAGGTCTCCGACCAGATGTGCCAGGAGATGTTCGACATCTGGGTTGACCAAGAAACCACCGCCAGCTTGAGCCAGCTGGGTTCCGAAACCTCAGAACCATCTTCCACCAGCGGCTTTATCGACTTCA